A genomic stretch from Psychrilyobacter piezotolerans includes:
- the cobT gene encoding nicotinate-nucleotide--dimethylbenzimidazole phosphoribosyltransferase, which translates to MELYKATLKRIKPANTEVAVEAKKILDEKMKPLGSLGKLEELAIQISGITGRLDNTILKKLHLVASADNGIVEEGVSSCPIEYTKIVSEAMLSKVAAIGILCDTLDVDFKLIDIGIAGEIDRKYPNLYRKNVKKGTNNFVYEPAMTYDECIKAIEVGISIVEENLDYDIFSNGEMGIGNTTTSSAILYALTGENLDLIVGRGGGLSDSGLVKKKKVIKDAVEKYNLFENDPIEILRCVGGLDIACMAGIYLGCAANSKPILIDGFISSVAALVAQKIDPNTVDYMIATHRSEEPGMVIISKTLGRKTFLDMNMRLGEGTGAVLAYPIVTSALEVMKRMKTPKEVYKILG; encoded by the coding sequence ATGGAATTATATAAGGCAACATTAAAGAGGATAAAACCCGCAAATACCGAGGTAGCCGTAGAAGCCAAAAAAATATTGGATGAAAAGATGAAACCTTTAGGCAGTCTGGGAAAATTAGAAGAACTGGCTATTCAAATCTCTGGAATAACCGGAAGGCTGGATAATACTATTTTAAAAAAATTACACCTGGTGGCTTCGGCAGATAATGGAATAGTGGAGGAGGGAGTCTCATCCTGCCCTATTGAATACACCAAAATTGTTTCTGAAGCGATGCTGTCTAAGGTAGCCGCTATCGGAATTTTATGTGATACATTGGATGTTGATTTCAAATTAATAGATATAGGGATAGCAGGGGAAATAGACAGAAAATACCCGAATCTATACAGGAAAAATGTAAAGAAAGGAACCAATAATTTTGTATATGAGCCGGCTATGACCTATGATGAGTGCATAAAAGCTATAGAAGTAGGAATATCAATTGTGGAAGAAAACTTAGATTATGATATATTTTCCAATGGAGAAATGGGGATAGGAAACACTACCACAAGCAGTGCTATCCTCTATGCATTGACAGGGGAAAACTTGGATCTGATTGTAGGCCGTGGTGGTGGCCTCAGTGATAGTGGTCTTGTGAAGAAAAAAAAGGTGATAAAGGATGCTGTGGAGAAATATAATCTCTTTGAAAATGATCCCATAGAGATCCTCCGATGTGTAGGAGGTTTGGATATTGCCTGCATGGCAGGGATCTACCTTGGGTGTGCAGCTAACTCCAAACCAATATTGATAGACGGCTTCATATCCAGTGTGGCAGCATTGGTTGCCCAGAAGATAGACCCTAATACAGTGGATTATATGATAGCTACCCATAGAAGTGAAGAACCAGGAATGGTAATAATAAGCAAAACTTTGGGAAGAAAAACATTTTTGGATATGAATATGAGGCTGGGAGAGGGAACAGGAGCAGTCCTAGCCTACCCAATAGTAACATCGGCTTTAGAGGTGATGAAAAGGATGAAAACTCCAAAAGAAGTCTATAAAATCTTAGGATAG
- a CDS encoding histidine phosphatase family protein, with protein sequence MGKLILVRHGESQLNMENIFFGHLDPKLTEKGQSQAQKTKEILSNIDYKEIYSSPLKRAAETAEIINIKKSDLNFVEELKELNFGILEGLTYEEILKKHPEDAVEWKENWQTYDYRTGESVRQLQERCVNFVESLDLSDGNIVAVCHWGVINCILSHYFSGGLNGYWKFAPNYAGIIVIEFTDGYPILKGINIGDVDGII encoded by the coding sequence ATGGGTAAATTAATCTTAGTAAGACATGGAGAGAGCCAGTTAAATATGGAAAATATTTTTTTTGGGCATCTGGATCCTAAACTTACAGAAAAAGGACAGAGCCAGGCTCAGAAAACGAAGGAGATATTATCTAATATAGACTATAAAGAAATCTACAGCAGCCCATTAAAAAGAGCAGCAGAAACAGCTGAGATAATAAATATAAAAAAATCTGATTTGAATTTTGTTGAGGAGCTGAAGGAGTTAAACTTTGGGATCTTAGAGGGGCTTACCTATGAAGAGATCCTAAAAAAACATCCTGAAGATGCTGTGGAATGGAAAGAAAATTGGCAGACATATGACTATCGGACAGGGGAAAGTGTCCGGCAATTGCAGGAAAGATGTGTAAATTTTGTAGAATCACTGGATCTATCTGATGGAAATATAGTGGCAGTATGTCATTGGGGGGTAATAAACTGTATCCTAAGTCATTATTTTTCTGGTGGATTGAATGGATACTGGAAATTTGCTCCTAATTACGCAGGAATAATAGTTATAGAATTTACAGATGGATATCCAATCTTAAAGGGGATTAATATAGGAGATGTCGATGGAATTATATAA